A single window of Thermodesulfovibrionia bacterium DNA harbors:
- a CDS encoding DUF4145 domain-containing protein, producing MEIKQAHNLIDAHVKDLIDQCPHCGAKVHIEKLWNDYHSLNNGDKEFYVIFRCKPCKKLLLKTFFFRQNPYSNNEHLEAKGWDEKFPISFDDELSKQEKEYIPDQVLSDYQEALKCKSIGANRASCSMFRRALQSAIVIFGADHKLDLIKQIDSLDSLPKDIKDWAHQIRIFGNWGAHPDKDNLKEVDSNDVTEVHDFISKFFIYMFIMPEKVKLSRAKRDEKLKTNPEVTTSE from the coding sequence ATGGAAATAAAACAAGCACATAATCTAATTGATGCCCATGTCAAAGACTTGATAGACCAATGCCCACACTGCGGTGCAAAAGTGCACATAGAAAAATTGTGGAATGATTATCACTCCCTTAATAATGGCGACAAAGAATTCTATGTTATTTTTAGATGTAAACCATGCAAGAAATTACTTTTAAAAACCTTTTTTTTCAGACAAAACCCTTACAGCAATAATGAACATTTGGAAGCCAAAGGCTGGGATGAGAAATTTCCAATATCTTTTGACGATGAATTAAGTAAACAAGAAAAAGAGTATATTCCTGATCAAGTGCTTTCAGACTACCAAGAAGCATTGAAGTGCAAATCAATAGGAGCAAACAGAGCGAGTTGTTCAATGTTCCGCCGAGCACTTCAAAGTGCTATCGTCATATTTGGTGCAGATCATAAACTAGATTTAATCAAGCAGATAGATTCCTTAGACAGCTTACCGAAAGACATTAAGGATTGGGCTCATCAAATAAGAATATTCGGTAATTGGGGAGCACATCCAGACAAAGATAATCTTAAAGAAGTTGATTCTAATGATGTAACCGAGGTTCATGATTTTATTTCAAAGTTTTTCATATATATGTTCATTATGCCAGAGAAAGTTAAGTTGTCACGTGCAAAGAGAGATGAAAAATTGAAAACAAATCCTGAAGTAACAACAAGTGAGTAA
- a CDS encoding UvrD-helicase domain-containing protein, whose translation MDKYIRSLNPAQHEAVTTTEGPLLVLAGAGSGKTRVITVRAAYLIHKGISPDSLIAVTFTNRAAREMRGRITSILKKSKKKTPIVSTFHSLCLQILRKEMKHVGLRKNFTIYDTSEQASLLKNLLIDISLYDKQFKPEVILDRIGKLKNSFTAPEDMDSTGHDPLSIITARVYPEYQKTLRAMNAVDFDDLLLLVIKLFRDVPAVLEEYREKFRYIMVDEYQDTNRVQYTLLKQLAGKRKNLCVVGDDDQSVYSWRGASLGNILDFEGDFKGTKVIRLEQNYRSMGNILTVANSVITNNSQRMVKSLWTSEGTGPVIKIIKAPDGEGEARIVVGKIQELMETRKLDHKDFAIIYRANVFSRLFEEELRRKKMPYTVVGGTSYFDRKEVKDLASYMKIILNKYDDVSLLRIANVPRRGIGITSIGKMHDHAGAQKISLMDAFINANGVEEVNAKTAANAAALADMLKRYRTDFSKGKDMAKLLAKFIDEIGLHDHIRGFYKTDDVVEKRIDNVTAFIESLKYYEENEKSPSLQGFIETLALDDKPEKEKENSGVTLVSLHSSKGLEFPVVFIVGVEQDMLPHSKSIDEPGGLEEERRLMYVGITRAMKELFLTYTAYRIKYGTKTLSMPSQFIAEMPDKVIEHIGIEGEGEEMDAEEIDIKADYDRIMGILNG comes from the coding sequence ATGGATAAATACATACGCTCTCTCAATCCAGCGCAGCATGAGGCGGTCACAACTACGGAAGGCCCGCTTCTTGTGCTTGCAGGCGCAGGTTCAGGAAAGACAAGGGTCATAACCGTCAGGGCGGCGTATCTCATTCATAAAGGCATATCTCCTGATTCTCTCATAGCTGTGACATTTACAAACAGGGCGGCGCGTGAGATGCGCGGAAGGATAACCTCCATCTTAAAGAAGAGCAAGAAGAAGACACCTATAGTTTCGACATTCCATTCCCTCTGCCTGCAGATACTCAGAAAGGAGATGAAGCATGTCGGCCTGCGGAAGAACTTCACCATCTATGACACCTCAGAACAGGCGTCTCTGTTAAAGAACCTTCTTATAGATATCAGCTTATATGACAAGCAGTTCAAGCCTGAGGTGATACTTGACAGGATAGGGAAGCTCAAGAACTCTTTCACAGCTCCTGAAGATATGGACAGCACGGGGCATGACCCGCTCTCTATCATAACGGCAAGGGTATATCCTGAGTATCAGAAGACGCTCAGGGCGATGAATGCTGTTGACTTTGATGACCTGCTCCTTCTTGTGATAAAGCTCTTCAGGGACGTTCCGGCTGTATTAGAGGAGTACAGGGAGAAGTTCAGGTATATCATGGTTGATGAGTACCAGGATACGAACAGGGTGCAGTACACATTGCTTAAGCAGCTCGCAGGCAAGAGAAAGAACCTCTGCGTGGTCGGTGATGACGACCAGTCGGTCTATTCATGGAGGGGCGCGAGCCTCGGCAATATCCTTGATTTTGAAGGCGACTTCAAAGGGACAAAGGTGATACGGCTTGAGCAGAACTACCGTTCTATGGGAAATATACTGACAGTTGCAAACAGCGTCATAACAAATAACAGTCAGAGAATGGTGAAGTCCCTCTGGACATCTGAAGGCACAGGCCCTGTGATAAAGATAATAAAGGCACCTGACGGCGAGGGTGAGGCGCGGATCGTTGTTGGGAAGATACAGGAGCTCATGGAGACCAGAAAACTCGACCACAAAGATTTTGCAATCATATACAGGGCGAATGTCTTTTCAAGGCTCTTTGAAGAGGAGCTGCGCAGAAAGAAGATGCCGTACACTGTGGTAGGCGGAACGAGCTACTTTGACCGGAAGGAGGTGAAGGACCTCGCATCCTACATGAAGATCATCCTGAACAAATATGACGATGTCAGCCTTCTGAGGATAGCCAATGTTCCGAGAAGGGGCATAGGCATCACCTCTATCGGAAAGATGCACGACCATGCCGGAGCGCAGAAGATATCTCTCATGGATGCCTTCATCAACGCAAACGGCGTGGAAGAGGTCAATGCAAAGACCGCAGCCAACGCGGCTGCCTTGGCAGATATGCTCAAGCGTTACAGGACAGACTTTTCAAAAGGCAAGGATATGGCAAAACTGCTTGCCAAGTTCATAGATGAGATAGGGCTTCACGACCATATAAGAGGTTTCTATAAGACAGATGATGTGGTGGAGAAGCGCATAGATAATGTGACGGCATTTATTGAATCGCTCAAATATTATGAAGAGAATGAAAAGTCGCCGTCACTTCAGGGATTCATAGAGACGCTCGCGCTGGATGACAAGCCTGAAAAAGAGAAAGAGAACAGCGGCGTCACCCTCGTATCGCTTCACTCTTCAAAAGGGCTTGAATTCCCTGTCGTCTTCATAGTCGGGGTTGAGCAGGATATGCTTCCACACAGCAAGTCGATTGATGAACCGGGCGGGCTTGAGGAGGAGCGGAGGCTGATGTATGTCGGCATCACAAGGGCGATGAAGGAGCTCTTTCTCACCTACACGGCATACAGAATAAAATACGGCACAAAGACCCTGAGCATGCCGTCACAGTTCATCGCGGAGATGCCTGATAAGGTTATCGAGCATATCGGAATCGAAGGCGAGGGTGAAGAGATGGATGCTGAGGAGATAGATATTAAGGCTGACTATGACAGGATCATGGGGATACTTAATGGTTGA
- a CDS encoding helix-turn-helix transcriptional regulator, producing MSDLKKYIAKRKKTDSNFAKGYEEGYKEFKVGVMLREARESSGLTQEELAKRLKTKKTAISRIENHAEDIKLSTLIRVADALGKRLMVNIT from the coding sequence ATGAGCGATCTTAAGAAATATATAGCTAAAAGAAAGAAGACTGATAGTAATTTCGCAAAAGGCTATGAGGAAGGATATAAAGAGTTCAAGGTCGGCGTTATGCTTCGTGAGGCGCGTGAATCGTCCGGGCTTACGCAGGAAGAGCTTGCAAAGAGGCTGAAGACGAAGAAGACCGCGATATCCAGAATTGAGAATCATGCCGAGGATATCAAGCTTTCAACATTGATACGTGTTGCAGATGCGCTTGGCAAACGGTTGATGGTTAATATCACTTAA
- a CDS encoding type II toxin-antitoxin system RelE/ParE family toxin has translation MNRTVTFYRTADGKCPLEVFLDSLSGRTAQKVTWVLRLLEELEVVPSSYLKKLVNTEEIWECRVQYGSKSIRILCFFADNSSVVLTHGFLKKSRKTPVKEIERAEAYRRDFIRRRIKL, from the coding sequence ATGAACAGGACAGTCACATTTTACAGAACGGCTGACGGTAAATGCCCTTTAGAAGTTTTTCTTGATTCATTATCAGGGAGGACAGCACAAAAAGTAACCTGGGTATTACGTTTATTGGAAGAACTGGAAGTTGTGCCGTCGTCCTACTTAAAGAAACTTGTTAATACAGAAGAGATATGGGAGTGCCGGGTGCAGTATGGCTCGAAATCAATTAGGATTCTGTGCTTCTTTGCCGATAATTCATCAGTCGTACTTACGCATGGATTTTTGAAGAAGAGCAGAAAGACGCCAGTGAAAGAGATTGAACGGGCAGAAGCTTACAGAAGAGACTTTATAAGGCGGAGGATTAAATTATGA
- the rnr gene encoding ribonuclease R: MNPKNIKDSEAILTYLSKKTSKPLKLKELAKQLGTHKSGVRKLGQMLESLVQSGKVFRTRTGCYGVAEQMNLLSGIFEAHKNGFGFVLPEKSGEKDIFIPPRKTLGAMSGDSVVVRVESSIRREGSVLKILARGQKNIIGRLYLEKTTFYVKPKGRRLPLDVFIAPNDRGKAKDGDLVLVELTSYPTATRPPEGKVLKVLPEVDEPRREIDMIIEERSLPLAFPDNVLREAKGFSEILSPDNRVDCRDLLTVTIDGEDAKDFDDAISIKKIPEGHKLYVHIADVSHYVPWDTDIDLEARERGTSIYFPGNVIPMLPERLSNNLCSLMPKVDRFAFTAEMDIDKNGKLIKRKFYPSIINSNERMTYNSVKKILVDNDPAEREKYGYLLENFEIMKELYLILKEMRIQRGSLDFDLPEPYIILDIQGTPEDIIRADRNMSHMLIEEFMIAANEAVASYLEGLGVPSLYRIHEEPDTDKLDELMPILRAFGLKIKTKGVKAFHAILEASKGLPEETLLNTLLLRSLKQAKYSKDNVGHFGLASDSYTHFTSPIRRYPDLVVHRVLREIVNKKKLSDKSREFLEKNLAEIALQSSKTERASMEAEREIVSAMKAWFMKDKVGNEYEGMVSNINPKGMAVQLQDYFVTGFIHVSDMGDDYYIFDEARYRLKGRRSKRTFTLGDKVMVRVEKVDIEERDITLGLVHKAPIRKIG, from the coding sequence ATGAATCCAAAAAATATAAAAGACAGCGAAGCGATCCTCACCTACCTCAGCAAGAAGACCTCCAAACCCCTGAAGCTCAAAGAACTGGCAAAGCAGCTCGGCACTCATAAATCAGGCGTGCGCAAGCTCGGCCAGATGCTTGAATCACTTGTTCAGTCAGGCAAGGTATTCAGGACCCGCACAGGATGCTACGGCGTAGCTGAACAGATGAACCTTCTTTCCGGTATCTTTGAGGCGCACAAGAATGGCTTCGGATTTGTGCTTCCTGAGAAGTCCGGTGAAAAGGATATATTCATCCCGCCCAGAAAGACGCTCGGCGCAATGTCAGGCGACAGTGTCGTTGTTCGGGTTGAAAGCTCCATAAGAAGAGAAGGCTCGGTATTAAAGATCCTTGCAAGAGGGCAGAAGAATATCATAGGCAGGCTCTATCTTGAAAAGACCACCTTCTATGTAAAGCCCAAAGGCAGGAGGCTGCCGCTTGATGTCTTCATAGCGCCGAATGACAGGGGTAAGGCTAAAGACGGAGACCTTGTGCTTGTGGAGTTGACATCATACCCGACAGCCACAAGGCCTCCTGAAGGAAAGGTGCTGAAGGTGCTGCCTGAGGTGGATGAGCCGCGCCGCGAGATAGATATGATAATTGAGGAGCGCTCATTGCCGCTCGCATTCCCTGACAATGTGCTGAGAGAGGCAAAGGGCTTCAGCGAGATATTAAGCCCTGACAACCGGGTCGACTGCAGAGACCTTTTGACCGTAACAATAGACGGTGAGGATGCCAAGGACTTTGATGACGCGATATCAATAAAGAAGATCCCTGAAGGCCATAAACTCTATGTGCATATCGCTGATGTCAGCCACTATGTGCCGTGGGATACTGATATTGACCTTGAGGCAAGGGAGAGAGGCACGAGCATCTACTTCCCGGGAAATGTCATACCTATGCTCCCTGAAAGGTTATCAAACAACCTCTGCAGCCTTATGCCGAAGGTAGACCGTTTCGCATTCACAGCTGAGATGGACATAGACAAAAACGGCAAGCTGATAAAGAGGAAATTCTATCCAAGCATCATAAACAGCAATGAGAGGATGACCTATAACTCCGTAAAGAAGATCCTTGTGGATAATGACCCTGCTGAGAGGGAAAAATACGGTTATCTGCTTGAGAACTTCGAGATAATGAAGGAGCTTTACCTGATCCTGAAAGAGATGAGGATACAGCGCGGCAGCCTTGACTTTGACCTGCCGGAGCCGTACATCATTCTTGATATACAGGGAACGCCTGAGGACATCATCAGAGCAGACCGCAACATGAGCCATATGCTAATCGAAGAGTTCATGATAGCGGCGAACGAGGCTGTGGCATCATATCTTGAGGGCCTTGGAGTGCCGTCGCTTTACAGAATACATGAAGAGCCTGACACAGATAAGCTTGACGAGCTGATGCCGATACTCAGGGCCTTCGGCTTGAAGATAAAGACAAAAGGGGTCAAGGCATTTCACGCCATACTTGAAGCATCAAAGGGCCTGCCTGAAGAAACGCTTTTAAACACGCTCCTGCTCCGCTCTCTGAAACAGGCAAAGTATTCCAAAGATAACGTTGGGCATTTCGGCCTTGCTTCAGATAGCTATACGCACTTCACCTCACCAATCAGGCGTTATCCCGACCTTGTTGTGCACAGGGTGCTCAGGGAGATCGTCAACAAGAAGAAGCTCTCAGACAAGAGCAGGGAGTTCCTTGAAAAGAACCTTGCCGAGATAGCGCTCCAGTCCTCAAAGACCGAGCGCGCTTCCATGGAGGCTGAGAGGGAGATCGTGAGCGCCATGAAGGCATGGTTCATGAAGGACAAGGTCGGCAACGAGTATGAGGGAATGGTGAGCAACATAAATCCAAAGGGTATGGCTGTCCAGCTTCAGGATTATTTTGTGACCGGTTTCATACATGTCTCAGACATGGGTGACGATTACTACATCTTTGATGAGGCAAGATACAGGCTCAAAGGCAGGCGCTCAAAACGAACCTTCACCCTTGGCGACAAGGTCATGGTAAGGGTGGAGAAGGTCGATATCGAAGAGAGAGATATTACTTTAGGGCTGGTTCATAAAGCCCCGATCAGAAAAATTGGATAA
- the uvrA gene encoding excinuclease ABC subunit UvrA: MDKLIIKGARQNNLKNISLTLPHNKLITFTGISGSGKSSLAFDTIFAEGQWRFIESLSTYARLFLEKLDRPDVDSIQNIRPAIALEQRNTVKTSRSTVGTMTEISDYLRLLFSKIAQPHCPVCGDALKSWSPSSVVQELLEKYNGEKALIIFQTKRPVQELQKEGFHRVLIDGKITELASLDTKQNTLDIVLDRLIIKDEPRLSDSIETAWQHGGSNVKIVIVKSEEENMPLLFSSALKCHKCDIEVARPQPLLFSFNHPLGACPECKGFGNTLKYSEGSIIPDKDLSLEEGAIDPWNKPSYIWWYEQFAKKAKKAGIRLDMPYKDLPQESKALIFEGSKDFYGINDFFAELENKRYKLHVRVFLTRYREAVQCGNCGGSKLSREALAFTIGGLNIAQISDMPILNLREFIAGLTFSKYEEEVTGEIIRQIRQKLDFLIRVGVEYLTINRLTKTLSGGESQRINLANQLASKLTGTLYVLDEPTVGLHARDVKKIADILIELAEIGNTVITVEHDKSIIESSDWVVELGPGGGEKGGRLIFTGTVADFLKSDTLTATYIKETGIIPAPKSRRMSSGNFLTIKNASGNNLKDINISIPLQRFTCVTGVSGSGKSTLIDKTLYRALANAFKESFETPEPFESIHGIEHLKGVRIIDQQPIGKSPRSNPVTYIKGFDHIRKIFADEQAAKNLGFGPGHFSFNAEEGRCSACKGVGYQKLEMYFFEDLYITCEECKGKRFRPEILNITYNGKNIHEALNLTVDEAVKFFNRVPSLLKKLELMSSVGLGYLRLGQPVTTLSGGESQRLKICAELGAGSRTDYLYILDEPTVGLHPEDITKLLKVIDHLLSAGNTVVIVEHNLDVIKCADWIIDLGPEGGEKGGYIVAEGRPEDIAKDKKSHTGRYLKEHLKRANHK, encoded by the coding sequence GTGGATAAATTGATAATCAAAGGGGCCAGGCAGAACAACCTGAAGAACATCAGCCTCACCCTTCCCCATAACAAGCTGATCACCTTCACCGGCATATCAGGCTCTGGAAAATCATCGCTTGCGTTCGATACTATATTTGCAGAGGGGCAGTGGCGTTTTATAGAGTCGCTCTCCACCTATGCAAGGCTCTTTCTTGAAAAGTTAGACAGGCCTGATGTCGACAGCATTCAGAACATAAGGCCGGCTATCGCGCTTGAACAGAGGAACACGGTCAAGACCTCCCGCTCCACCGTAGGCACCATGACAGAGATCTCTGACTACCTGCGGCTGCTCTTCTCAAAGATCGCGCAGCCGCATTGCCCTGTGTGCGGGGATGCGCTTAAGTCATGGTCACCTTCTTCAGTTGTGCAGGAACTGTTAGAGAAATATAACGGAGAGAAAGCACTAATAATCTTCCAGACTAAGCGTCCGGTGCAGGAACTTCAGAAAGAGGGATTTCATCGTGTATTGATAGACGGGAAGATAACCGAGCTCGCTTCACTTGATACAAAACAGAATACACTCGACATCGTGCTTGACAGGCTGATAATAAAGGACGAGCCGCGGCTCTCTGATTCGATCGAGACCGCATGGCAGCACGGCGGCAGTAATGTAAAGATAGTTATAGTAAAGAGCGAAGAGGAGAACATGCCCCTGCTCTTTTCATCAGCGCTTAAATGCCATAAATGCGATATCGAAGTAGCAAGGCCCCAGCCTCTGCTCTTCTCATTCAACCATCCTTTAGGCGCGTGCCCTGAATGCAAAGGCTTCGGCAACACGCTTAAGTATTCCGAAGGCTCTATCATCCCTGATAAAGACCTGTCACTTGAAGAAGGCGCTATCGACCCATGGAACAAGCCGTCTTATATCTGGTGGTACGAACAGTTTGCCAAGAAAGCTAAAAAAGCAGGCATCAGGCTTGATATGCCTTATAAAGATCTGCCGCAGGAATCCAAAGCCCTGATCTTTGAAGGCAGTAAAGACTTCTACGGGATCAATGATTTCTTTGCCGAGCTTGAGAACAAGAGATACAAACTCCATGTAAGGGTCTTCCTGACAAGGTACAGAGAGGCTGTGCAATGCGGGAACTGCGGAGGAAGCAAGCTGAGCCGTGAGGCGCTTGCCTTTACGATCGGCGGGCTTAATATCGCGCAGATCTCTGATATGCCGATCTTAAATCTTAGGGAATTTATCGCAGGCCTTACTTTTTCAAAATATGAAGAAGAGGTCACAGGCGAGATAATAAGGCAGATCAGGCAGAAGCTCGACTTTCTTATTCGAGTGGGCGTGGAATACCTAACCATCAACCGGCTCACAAAGACGCTCTCAGGCGGAGAGTCGCAGAGGATCAACCTTGCAAACCAGCTCGCATCAAAACTCACAGGCACGCTTTATGTGCTCGATGAACCGACTGTCGGGCTTCACGCACGGGATGTAAAGAAGATAGCCGACATTTTGATAGAGCTTGCTGAAATAGGAAATACGGTCATCACTGTTGAACATGACAAGTCGATCATAGAATCCTCTGACTGGGTCGTTGAACTTGGGCCGGGAGGCGGGGAGAAAGGCGGCAGGCTGATATTTACAGGCACAGTGGCAGACTTTCTAAAGAGCGATACATTGACCGCAACATACATTAAAGAGACCGGCATCATACCTGCGCCAAAGAGCAGGAGGATGAGCAGCGGCAATTTTCTTACGATAAAGAATGCGAGCGGTAATAATCTCAAGGATATCAATATCAGCATCCCACTTCAGAGATTCACCTGCGTAACAGGCGTATCAGGTTCAGGCAAGAGCACGCTCATTGACAAGACATTATACAGAGCCCTTGCAAACGCATTTAAAGAGAGCTTTGAAACACCTGAGCCCTTTGAGTCCATTCACGGCATTGAGCATCTGAAGGGCGTAAGGATCATAGACCAGCAGCCCATAGGCAAGAGCCCGCGTTCAAATCCTGTCACATACATAAAAGGGTTCGACCATATAAGAAAGATCTTTGCCGATGAGCAGGCTGCGAAGAATCTCGGCTTCGGGCCGGGCCACTTTTCATTCAATGCAGAGGAAGGCCGGTGCAGCGCATGTAAAGGCGTAGGTTACCAAAAGCTTGAGATGTATTTTTTTGAGGATCTCTATATAACCTGCGAAGAGTGCAAAGGTAAAAGGTTCCGTCCTGAGATATTGAACATCACCTATAACGGTAAAAATATACATGAGGCGCTGAACCTCACGGTTGATGAAGCTGTCAAATTCTTCAATCGTGTGCCGTCGCTTCTGAAAAAACTTGAGCTCATGTCTTCAGTAGGCCTCGGCTACCTGCGGCTGGGCCAGCCGGTCACGACGCTCTCAGGAGGTGAATCACAGCGCCTCAAGATATGCGCCGAGCTTGGGGCAGGAAGCAGGACAGACTATTTGTATATACTGGACGAGCCGACCGTGGGGCTTCATCCCGAGGACATCACAAAGCTGCTTAAAGTTATCGACCACCTGCTGAGCGCCGGCAATACCGTGGTCATAGTCGAGCACAATCTTGATGTGATAAAATGCGCTGACTGGATAATCGACCTTGGCCCTGAGGGCGGGGAGAAAGGCGGATATATAGTTGCTGAAGGAAGGCCGGAGGATATTGCAAAAGACAAAAAATCACATACCGGCCGATACCTGAAAGAGCATCTTAAGAGAGCAAATCACAAATGA